One window of the Salvia splendens isolate huo1 chromosome 1, SspV2, whole genome shotgun sequence genome contains the following:
- the LOC121810098 gene encoding chitinase 6-like produces MRNLLTLFTLVCLVLGSVSGQKCGCKRGECCSKFDFCGNDDAHCSTNCWAGPCKGRNKVKVGDVVTNTFFNGILASQRPLGCLRKGFYSHARFLLAMASYPTFGTIGSVDYSKREIAAFFA; encoded by the coding sequence ATGAGAAACCTCCTCACTCTCTTCACCCTCGTTTGCCTTGTCTTGGGCTCCGTTTCCGGGCAGAAGTGTGGGTGCAAGAGGGGCGAGTGCTGCAGCAAATTCGACTTCTGCGGCAACGACGACGCCCACTGCAGCACCAATTGCTGGGCCGGGCCGTGCAAAGGCCGTAACAAAGTCAAAGTTGGTGATGTTGTGACCAACACTTTCTTCAACGGGATCCTCGCGAGTCAGCGCCCGCTCGGCTGCCTAAGGAAGGGATTCTACAGCCACGCGAGGTTTCTCCTAGCGATGGCCTCTTATCCCACCTTCGGGACTATTGGATCCGTCGACTACTCCAAGCGGGAAATCGCAGCCTTCTTTGCATGA